One stretch of Asterias rubens chromosome 8, eAstRub1.3, whole genome shotgun sequence DNA includes these proteins:
- the LOC117293758 gene encoding contactin-associated protein-like 2: MQCTLLTLMVGFLACLTRPTCSQPALGEIYRLKGLQSDILMDTFRFIEDRMSSNHRRLGRRLNSIDSSIRGMETTFGIESPETEGEAEPDVPVFPVIPDEEPNNIGGRPGLKPDIPAPELPPIGQIARSCDEIYRMGFRNDNDYVIDPDGPGRGTAPEFNVRCELSRGQGVTIIGHNYDDEAVSVSGYEPPGSFQLQLRYNNANFEQLEALTKVSQTCEQYIKIVCLSAVLFRGQVKSEQRDYGWWIARDGTRMMSWGGVESSTDSGQCACDLDDTCVNKNFKCNCDSNNKFRTEDSGFLTDKEYLPVRMVYLGDTGGRKEQSWLTLGKFMCKGYAPE; the protein is encoded by the exons aTGCAGTGTACCCTCCTAACCCTCATGGTAGGGTTCCTTGCCTGTTTGACACGCCCCACCTGCAGCCAGCCGGCACTGGGTGAGATCTACCGTCTTAAAGGCCTCCAATCAGATATCTTAATGGATACCTTCCGGTTCATTGAGGACCGCATGTCGTCCAATCACAGACGACTTGGTAGGAGGCTGAATAGCATTGACTCCAGCATTAGAGGAATGGAGACAACATTCGGGATTGAGAGTCCAGAAACAGAAGGGGAGGCGGAACCAGACGTGCCGGTGTTTCCAGTGATACCTG ACGAGGAGCCGAATAACATCGGAGGGCGCCCGGGCCTGAAGCCTGATATACCCGCACCAGAGCTTCCCCCTATCGGCCAGATCGCTCGTAGTTGCGATGAAATATACCGGATGGGTTTCAGGAATGACAATGATTATGTGATCGACCCCGACGGTCCTGGACGTGGTACTGCGCCGGAATTCAACGTGCGGTGCGAGTTGTCAAGGGGACAAG GTGTAACTATAATCGGTCATAACTACGACGACGAGGCTGTGTCGGTGAGTGGCTATGAACCTCCCGGTTCATTCCAGCTTCAACTACGGTACAATAACGCCAACTTCGAGCAGCTTGAGGCCCTTACCAAAGTCTCTCAAACCTGTGAGCAGTACATCAAG ATCGTGTGCCTGTCTGCTGTTCTGTTCCGAGGCCAGGTGAAGAGCGAGCAGCGAGACTACGGTTGGTGGATCGCGCGGGACGGTACCCGCATGATGAGCTGGGGTGGGGTGGAGTCGTCTACCGACAGCGGACAATGTGCTTGCGATCTTGacg ACACGTGCGTGAACAAGAACTTCAAATGCAACTGCGATTCCAACAACAAGTTCCGGACGGAAGACTCCGGGTTCCTGACGGACAAGGAGTACCTCCCGGTCCGGATGGTGTATCTTGGAGACACTGGAGGCAGAAAGGAACAATCTTGGTTGACTTTAGGGAAGTTTATGTGTAAGGGATATGCGCCTGAATAG
- the LOC117293757 gene encoding LOW QUALITY PROTEIN: contactin-associated protein-like 2 (The sequence of the model RefSeq protein was modified relative to this genomic sequence to represent the inferred CDS: inserted 1 base in 1 codon): MATLIWCACVLLLADFTRAAHDIDVDRLANQQSDLVRETFNVIEDAIAAQYEMFDVRIKGLEARIEELERVIAEGSFAPDPPVEPVPVNPKPKPVKPKPQPEPEPEPEPEPEPEPEPEPEPTTSTRAPTTTKXTTTTEEAPVALAPPQTCQEIFDRGERTSGSYSIDPKGLGTPFNVQCNMIDGAVQTVVGHDSETEQRNNGNKAAGSYQLTPSYNADLDQLAALADVSTSCQQFIKLRCKSAVLFSKKGVDYGWWVSRDDETMRSWGGVEASTSSRSCACSETNDCPSGKSCRCDAASKEETIDEGLLTNKEYLPVKAVYLGDTGGRKQTSYLTLGSLVCMDA; this comes from the exons ATGGCGACCTTGATCTGGTGCGCATGCGTGCTGTTATTAGCTGACTTCACAAGAGCCGCCCACGATATCGACGTGGATCGCCTGGCCAATCAGCAATCAGATCTCGTGAGAGAGACGTTCAACGTCATAGAGGACGCCATTGCAGCGCAATATGAGATGTTCGACGTCCGCATCAAGGGATTAGAAGCTCGAATTGAAGAGTTGGAGCGAGTTATTGCTGAAGGGTCTTTCGCTCCCG ATCCACCTGTTGAGCCTGTACCGGTTAATCCTAAGCCTAAGCCCGTCAAACCGAAGCCTCAGCCCGAGCCCGAGCCCGAACCCGAACCCGAACCCGAACCCGAACCCGAACCCGAACCCGAACCCACGACCAGTACAAGAGCCCCGACCACGACAA GAACGACGACTACAGAGGAGGCACCAGTGGCCCTAGCACCGCCACAGACATGTCAAGAGATATTCGACCGAGGGGAGAGGACCAGCGGTTCCTACTCAATCGATCCAAAGGGATTGGGGACACCGTTCAATGTACAGTGCAATATGATAGACGGCGCAG TTCAAACGGTCGTCGGTCATGACAGTGAGACTGAGCAGCGGAATAATGGAAACAAAGCTGCCGGGAGTTATCAACTCACACCTTCCTACAATGCCGACCTGGATCAGCTGGCCGCCCTTGCAGATGTCTCTACAAGTTGCCAACAATTTATCAAG CTCCGATGTAAGTCGGCAGTCCTCTTCTCCAAGAAGGGTGTAGACTACGGTTGGTGGGTCTCTCGAGACGACGAGACAATGAGAAGCTGGGGTGGTGTTGAGGCATCAACGTCAAGCCGAAGCTGTGCTTGCTCTGAAACCAATG atTGTCCATCCGGAAAGTCGTGTCGCTGCGACGCAGCCAGTAAAGAAGAGACTATCGATGAGGGCCTATTGACAAACAAGGAGTACCTCCCAGTCAAGGCTGTCTACCTGGGCGACACTGGAGGCAGGAAACAGACATCTTACCTTACCCTTGGTAGCTTAGTCTGCATGGACGCCTAG